A section of the Papio anubis isolate 15944 chromosome 2, Panubis1.0, whole genome shotgun sequence genome encodes:
- the CAMKV gene encoding caM kinase-like vesicle-associated protein isoform X2 has product MPFGCVTLGDKKNYNQPSEVTDRYDLGQVIKTEEFCEIFRAKDKTTGKLHTCKKFQKRDGRKVRKAAKNEIGILKMVKHPNILQLVDVFVTRKEYFIFLELATGREVFDWILDQGYYSERDTSNVVRQVLEAVAYLHSLKIVHRNLKLENLVYYNRLKNSKIVISDFHLAKLENGLIKEPCGTPEYLAPEVVGRQRYGRPVDCWAIGVIMYILLSGNPPFYEEVEEDDYENHDKNLFRKILAGDYEFDSPYWDDISQAAKDLVARLMEVEQDQRITAEEAISHEWISGNAASDKNIKDGVCAQIEKNFARAKWKKAVRVTTLMKRLRAPEQSSTAAAQSASATDTATPGAADRSATPATDGSATPATDGSVTPATDGSITPATDGSVTPATDRSATPATDGRATPATEESTVPTIQSSATLATKAAATPEPAMAQPDSTAPEGATGQAPPSSKGEEAAGYAQESQREEAS; this is encoded by the exons ATGCCGTTTGGGTGTGTGACTCTGGGCGACAAGAAGAACTATAACCAGCCATCGGAGGTGACTGACAGATATGATTTGGGACAGGTCATCAAGAC TGAGGAGTTCTGTGAAATCTTCCGGGCCAAGGACAAGACAACAGGCAAGCTGCACACCTGCAAGAAGTTCCAGAAGCGGGATGGCCGCAAGGTGCGGAAAGCTGCCAAGAACGAGATAGGCATCCTCAAGAT GGTGAAGCATCCCAACATCCTACAACTGGTGGATGTGTTTGTGACCCGCAAGGAGTACTTTATCTTCCTGGAGCT GGCCACGGGGAGGGAGGTGTTTGACTGGATCCTGGACCAGGGCTACTACTCGGAGCGAGACACAAGCAACGTGGTACGGCAGGTCCTGGAGGCTGTGGCCTATTTGCACTCACTCAAGATCGTGCACAGGAATCTCAAG CTGGAAAACCTGGTTTACTACAACCGGCTGAAGAACTCTAAGATTGTCATCAGTGACTTCCATCTGGCTAAGCTAGAAAATGGCCTCATCAAGGAGCCCTGTGGGACCCCCGAGTATCTGG CCCCAGAGGTGGTAGGCCGGCAGCGATATGGACGCCCTGTGGACTGCTGGGCCATTGGAGTCATCATGTACATCCT GCTTTCAGGCAACCCACCTTTCTATGAGGAGGTGGAAGAAGATGATTATGAGAACCACGATAAGAATCTCTTCCGCAAGATCCTGGCTGGTGACTATGAGTTTGACTCTCCATATTGGGATGATATTTCGCAGGCAG CCAAAGACCTGGTCGCAAGGCTGATGGAGGTGGAGCAAGACCAGCGGATCACTGCAGAAGAGGCCATCTCCCATGAGTG GATTTCTGGCAATGCTGCTTCTGATAAGAACATCAAGGATGGTGTCTGTGCCCAGATTGAAAAGAACTTTGCCAGGGCCAAGTGGAAG AAGGCTGTCCGAGTGACCACCCTCATGAAACGGCTCCGGGCGCCAGAGCAGTCCAGCACGGCTGCAGCCCAGTCGGCCTCAGCCACAGACACTGCCACCCCCGGGGCTGCAG ACCGTAGTGCCACCCCAGCCACAGATGGAAGTGCCACCCCAGCCACTGATGGCAGTGTCACCCCAGCCACTGATGGAAGCATCACTCCAGCCACTGATGGGAGTGTCACCCCAGCCACTGACAGGAGCGCTACTCCAGCCACTGATGGGAGAGCCACACCGGCCACAGAAGAGAGCACTGTGCCCACCATCCAAAGCAGTGCCACACTAGCCACCAAGGCAGCTGCCACCCCTGAGCCGGCTATGGCCCAGCCGGACAGCACAGCCCCAGAGGGCGCCACAGGCCAGGCTCCACCCTCTAGTAAAGGGGAAGAGGCTGCTGGTTATGCCCAGGAGTCTCAAAGGGAGGAGGCCAGCTGA
- the CAMKV gene encoding caM kinase-like vesicle-associated protein isoform X1 — MPFGCVTLGDKKNYNQPSEVTDRYDLGQVIKTEEFCEIFRAKDKTTGKLHTCKKFQKRDGRKVRKAAKNEIGILKMVKHPNILQLVDVFVTRKEYFIFLELATGREVFDWILDQGYYSERDTSNVVRQVLEAVAYLHSLKIVHRNLKLENLVYYNRLKNSKIVISDFHLAKLENGLIKEPCGTPEYLAPEVVGRQRYGRPVDCWAIGVIMYILLSGNPPFYEEVEEDDYENHDKNLFRKILAGDYEFDSPYWDDISQAAKDLVARLMEVEQDQRITAEEAISHEWISGNAASDKNIKDGVCAQIEKNFARAKWKKAVRVTTLMKRLRAPEQSSTAAAQSASATDTATPGAAGGATAAAASGATSVPEGDAAHAAKSDNVAPADRSATPATDGSATPATDGSVTPATDGSITPATDGSVTPATDRSATPATDGRATPATEESTVPTIQSSATLATKAAATPEPAMAQPDSTAPEGATGQAPPSSKGEEAAGYAQESQREEAS; from the exons ATGCCGTTTGGGTGTGTGACTCTGGGCGACAAGAAGAACTATAACCAGCCATCGGAGGTGACTGACAGATATGATTTGGGACAGGTCATCAAGAC TGAGGAGTTCTGTGAAATCTTCCGGGCCAAGGACAAGACAACAGGCAAGCTGCACACCTGCAAGAAGTTCCAGAAGCGGGATGGCCGCAAGGTGCGGAAAGCTGCCAAGAACGAGATAGGCATCCTCAAGAT GGTGAAGCATCCCAACATCCTACAACTGGTGGATGTGTTTGTGACCCGCAAGGAGTACTTTATCTTCCTGGAGCT GGCCACGGGGAGGGAGGTGTTTGACTGGATCCTGGACCAGGGCTACTACTCGGAGCGAGACACAAGCAACGTGGTACGGCAGGTCCTGGAGGCTGTGGCCTATTTGCACTCACTCAAGATCGTGCACAGGAATCTCAAG CTGGAAAACCTGGTTTACTACAACCGGCTGAAGAACTCTAAGATTGTCATCAGTGACTTCCATCTGGCTAAGCTAGAAAATGGCCTCATCAAGGAGCCCTGTGGGACCCCCGAGTATCTGG CCCCAGAGGTGGTAGGCCGGCAGCGATATGGACGCCCTGTGGACTGCTGGGCCATTGGAGTCATCATGTACATCCT GCTTTCAGGCAACCCACCTTTCTATGAGGAGGTGGAAGAAGATGATTATGAGAACCACGATAAGAATCTCTTCCGCAAGATCCTGGCTGGTGACTATGAGTTTGACTCTCCATATTGGGATGATATTTCGCAGGCAG CCAAAGACCTGGTCGCAAGGCTGATGGAGGTGGAGCAAGACCAGCGGATCACTGCAGAAGAGGCCATCTCCCATGAGTG GATTTCTGGCAATGCTGCTTCTGATAAGAACATCAAGGATGGTGTCTGTGCCCAGATTGAAAAGAACTTTGCCAGGGCCAAGTGGAAG AAGGCTGTCCGAGTGACCACCCTCATGAAACGGCTCCGGGCGCCAGAGCAGTCCAGCACGGCTGCAGCCCAGTCGGCCTCAGCCACAGACACTGCCACCCCCGGGGCTGCAGGTGGGGCCACAGCTGCAGCTGCGAGTGGAGCTACCTCAGTCCCTGAGGGTGATGCTGCTCATGCTGCAAAGAGTGATAATGTGGCCCCCGCAGACCGTAGTGCCACCCCAGCCACAGATGGAAGTGCCACCCCAGCCACTGATGGCAGTGTCACCCCAGCCACTGATGGAAGCATCACTCCAGCCACTGATGGGAGTGTCACCCCAGCCACTGACAGGAGCGCTACTCCAGCCACTGATGGGAGAGCCACACCGGCCACAGAAGAGAGCACTGTGCCCACCATCCAAAGCAGTGCCACACTAGCCACCAAGGCAGCTGCCACCCCTGAGCCGGCTATGGCCCAGCCGGACAGCACAGCCCCAGAGGGCGCCACAGGCCAGGCTCCACCCTCTAGTAAAGGGGAAGAGGCTGCTGGTTATGCCCAGGAGTCTCAAAGGGAGGAGGCCAGCTGA